GGAGTCGAGCACCGCATCGGAGGTCTCGAGAAGGAAGATGTCACCGGCAACGTGTGTTACGACCCGCTCAATCACGAACACATGACCCACGTGCGCGAAGCCAAAGTGCAGCGTATTGCTTCGCGGATCCCACTCGCCGAGATCGACGGTTCCGAATCCGGCGATGTGCTGCTCGTCGGCTGGGGAGGCACCTTCGGTGCCCTGCACCAGGCGGCCAAGCGAATGCGCGCGGAAGGCCATGCGGTTGCTCATCTGCACCTGCGTTATCTGAATCCGCTTCAGTCCAACGTCGGCGAGTTGCTCAGCCGCTATCGCCATGTCGTGGTCGCGGAATTGAACGGAGGCCAGTTGCGTTCGATCTTGCGCGATCGCTTCCTGATCGACGCCCGGGGACTCAACAAGGTGCAAGGCAAGCCATTCAAGGTGGGCGAGGTCATGGAAGCGATCCGTCCGCTGGTCGAATCGCGGCAATCCACGGAGCTACGCGCATGAATCTGCAGGAAGAGTCTGAGCGGGCGCCGCTCACTCGCAAGGATCTGATCACCGATCAAGCTGTTCGCTGGTGTCCGGGATGCGGCGATTACGCGATCCTTGCCCAGATGCAGAAGGTGATGCCGGAACTCGGCATTCCGCGAGAGAACATCGTATTCGTCTCGGGAATCGGCTGCAGTTCGCGTTTCCCGTACTACATGAACACCTACGGGTTCCACACGATTCACGGTCGTGCACCGGCGGTTGCGACCGGGCTGAAACTCGCGCGTCCGGAACTGTCCGTCTGGGTCGTTACCGGTGACGGCGACTCGCTCTCGATCGGTGGCAATCACCTGATCCACACGCTGCGCCGCAACCACGATGTGAACGTGCTCCTGTTCAACAACAAGGTATACGGACTGACCAAGGGCCAGTTCTCGCCGACCTCCGACGCGGGGATGAAGACGAAGTCTTCACCCAATGGGTCGGTTGCACGGCCTTTCCAGGCGCTTTCGCTGGCTCTGGGTGCAGAGGCCACCTTCGTGGCACGCGCGGTCGATACCGAAGCGAATCATCTCCAGGAAATGATCCGCCGCATGGCCCACCACAAGGGTACGGCCTTCCTCGAAATCTACCAGAATTGCCCGGTGTTTTTCGACGGCGCATACCAACCGCTCAAGGACCGACAGACCAAGGCCGACGAACTACTCGTCTTGGAGCAGGGCAAACCGCTGGTCTACGGGCGAGATGCCGATCGGGTCATGAAATTGAACTCGAGAAAGCTCAATCTCTATCCGAGCCGCCTTGGCGTGAAGGACGACGGAGTCGAGGTCCTGCACGACGAGCACAACCCGGATCCGACGCTTGCCACGCTCTTGTCGCGC
This is a stretch of genomic DNA from bacterium. It encodes these proteins:
- a CDS encoding 2-oxoacid:ferredoxin oxidoreductase subunit beta, giving the protein MNLQEESERAPLTRKDLITDQAVRWCPGCGDYAILAQMQKVMPELGIPRENIVFVSGIGCSSRFPYYMNTYGFHTIHGRAPAVATGLKLARPELSVWVVTGDGDSLSIGGNHLIHTLRRNHDVNVLLFNNKVYGLTKGQFSPTSDAGMKTKSSPNGSVARPFQALSLALGAEATFVARAVDTEANHLQEMIRRMAHHKGTAFLEIYQNCPVFFDGAYQPLKDRQTKADELLVLEQGKPLVYGRDADRVMKLNSRKLNLYPSRLGVKDDGVEVLHDEHNPDPTLATLLSRLGPSEGPTPIGVMRDVDEPTFEEATITQKEALLRDQGPGTLEELLDAGDRWEV